One Candidatus Kryptobacter tengchongensis DNA window includes the following coding sequences:
- a CDS encoding methionyl aminopeptidase: protein MREAGKIVADVLRLLGKYIKSGVSAYELDKIAEDFILSQGAKPAFKGYGFNKRNLFPATICVSIDNEVVHGIPTKDKVLKEGQIVSIDVGVIKNGYYGDAAKTFAVGEVNGEKKRLIEVTEKALYLGIEQAVEGNRLFDIGYAIQSYVESQGFSVVRDLVGHGIGKKLHEEPPVPNFGQKGKGIKLREGMTLAIEPMVNAGTWQVYFGSDGWTVYTLDGLPSAHFEHTIVVRKGKPEILTL from the coding sequence ATGAGAGAAGCTGGCAAAATTGTTGCGGATGTTTTGAGATTGCTTGGAAAATATATTAAGTCTGGTGTCTCGGCTTATGAGCTTGATAAAATAGCGGAGGATTTTATACTTTCGCAAGGAGCGAAACCTGCATTTAAAGGTTATGGTTTTAACAAGAGAAATCTTTTCCCAGCGACAATTTGTGTATCAATTGACAATGAGGTCGTTCATGGAATCCCAACGAAAGATAAAGTTTTGAAAGAAGGTCAAATAGTTTCAATTGATGTTGGAGTTATAAAAAACGGTTATTATGGAGATGCAGCTAAGACATTTGCAGTTGGCGAGGTCAATGGTGAAAAGAAAAGATTAATAGAGGTAACTGAGAAAGCACTTTACTTAGGAATTGAACAGGCAGTTGAAGGGAACAGGCTTTTTGACATTGGGTATGCAATTCAAAGCTATGTTGAATCTCAAGGTTTTTCCGTTGTCCGTGATTTAGTCGGGCATGGAATCGGTAAAAAACTTCATGAAGAACCACCGGTTCCGAACTTTGGTCAAAAAGGCAAAGGAATCAAACTTCGTGAAGGGATGACGCTTGCAATTGAACCGATGGTTAATGCTGGGACTTGGCAAGTTTATTTTGGAAGTGACGGTTGGACTGTTTACACACTTGATGGTCTTCCATCGGCTCATTTTGAACATACAATTGTTGTGAGAAAAGGAAAACCAGAAATTTTAACTTTGTAA
- a CDS encoding protein translocase subunit secY/sec61 alpha: MSKLVENLRNIFKIEELRDRVLFTIALLAVVRIGAHITLPGVDASLLAEVIRSQSQNSLFALYDLFAGGAFQNAAVFALGIMPYISAAIILQLLGAVVPYFRKLQQEGEEGRRKLEQYARQGTVLVAALQAWGVSIRLMNMTTPGGLPIVPDAVKGLGFVISTVFILTAGTIFIMWLGEQITERGIGNGISLIIFVGIIARFPNALLEEFQMIKTGSRSIIEEILIITGMVLVVALVILVTTGTRRIPVQYAKRVVGRRVYGGVTQYIPIRVNAAGVMPIIFAQSVMFLPSTIITFFPQSEALQEFAANFNYTSFWYNFVYALLVIFFTYLYTAIVFNPQDIADTMRKQGGFIPGIRPGKNTADFIDNILTKITLPGSIFLAIIAVLPGFMIRLGVSPTMASFFGGTSLLIVVGVALDTLQQIETYLLMRHYDGFMKTGRIKSRVGY; encoded by the coding sequence ATGAGCAAATTAGTTGAAAATCTCAGGAATATCTTTAAAATTGAGGAGCTCCGCGATAGGGTTCTTTTTACAATTGCTTTACTTGCCGTGGTTAGAATTGGAGCACATATAACATTGCCTGGTGTTGATGCGTCGCTTCTTGCAGAGGTTATAAGAAGTCAATCTCAAAATTCGCTTTTTGCGCTTTATGATCTTTTTGCTGGCGGAGCTTTTCAAAATGCAGCGGTTTTTGCCCTTGGGATAATGCCTTATATAAGCGCTGCAATTATTTTGCAATTACTTGGCGCAGTTGTTCCATATTTTAGAAAATTACAGCAGGAGGGAGAGGAAGGACGTAGGAAACTTGAGCAGTATGCAAGACAAGGGACAGTTCTTGTTGCTGCACTTCAGGCATGGGGCGTGAGCATAAGGCTAATGAATATGACGACCCCAGGAGGTTTGCCAATAGTTCCTGATGCTGTTAAAGGTTTAGGCTTTGTTATAAGTACAGTTTTCATTCTCACTGCTGGAACAATTTTTATAATGTGGCTTGGTGAGCAGATAACGGAACGAGGAATAGGAAATGGGATTTCCCTGATAATTTTTGTTGGGATAATCGCGAGATTTCCGAATGCTTTGCTTGAAGAATTTCAAATGATAAAAACGGGATCAAGAAGTATAATTGAAGAGATATTAATCATAACCGGGATGGTTCTTGTTGTAGCACTTGTTATACTTGTTACAACTGGAACGAGAAGAATCCCAGTTCAGTATGCGAAGAGAGTTGTTGGTAGAAGAGTTTATGGTGGGGTTACGCAGTATATACCAATAAGGGTAAATGCAGCTGGTGTGATGCCGATAATTTTTGCCCAATCAGTTATGTTTTTGCCAAGCACAATAATAACATTCTTCCCGCAAAGTGAAGCTTTGCAGGAATTTGCGGCGAACTTTAATTATACATCATTTTGGTATAATTTTGTTTACGCTTTGCTGGTTATATTTTTCACATATCTTTACACAGCTATTGTTTTCAATCCTCAGGATATCGCCGATACGATGAGAAAGCAAGGAGGTTTTATTCCTGGAATAAGACCTGGGAAAAATACAGCGGATTTCATTGACAATATTCTAACGAAGATAACTCTGCCTGGTTCAATTTTCCTTGCAATAATTGCGGTTTTACCTGGTTTTATGATAAGGTTGGGAGTTTCACCAACCATGGCCTCGTTTTTTGGTGGAACGAGTTTGCTAATCGTTGTAGGAGTTGCACTTGATACATTACAGCAAATTGAGACATATCTTTTGATGAGACATTATGATGGGTTTATGAAAACAGGTAGAATAAAGAGCAGAGTTGGATATTAA
- a CDS encoding LSU ribosomal protein L15P gives MPNILSNLKPAPGSRKKEKRVGRGQGSGHGGTSTRGHKGQRSRSGESIRPWFEGGQMPLIRRIPKRGFRNPFKVEYQIVNLSRLQELIDKGKISPDAKVTPELLYDVGAVSKKTLPVKILGDGELKVALEISAHAFSKSALQKIQAIGGKAIKL, from the coding sequence ATGCCTAACATATTGAGTAATTTAAAACCAGCCCCTGGCTCAAGGAAGAAAGAAAAAAGGGTTGGCAGAGGACAGGGTTCAGGGCATGGTGGAACATCAACACGAGGTCACAAAGGTCAAAGGTCAAGATCTGGTGAAAGCATAAGGCCGTGGTTTGAGGGTGGGCAAATGCCTTTGATCAGGCGAATCCCGAAGCGTGGTTTTAGAAATCCATTCAAAGTAGAATATCAAATTGTAAATTTAAGTCGTCTTCAGGAACTTATTGATAAAGGAAAGATCTCACCTGACGCGAAGGTTACTCCTGAGTTGCTCTATGATGTAGGAGCTGTTTCAAAGAAGACTTTACCTGTTAAGATCTTAGGTGATGGTGAATTGAAAGTCGCACTTGAAATTTCAGCTCATGCTTTTAGCAAATCGGCATTACAAAAGATACAAGCAATTGGAGGCAAGGCGATCAAGTTATGA
- a CDS encoding LSU ribosomal protein L30P — protein MAKKLKITQVRSIIGTPEKQRRTIKALGLGKPHKTVIHYDTPVIRGMINKVKHLVVVEEIENGGENA, from the coding sequence ATGGCGAAGAAGCTTAAAATTACACAGGTAAGAAGCATTATTGGAACACCTGAAAAGCAAAGAAGAACTATAAAGGCACTTGGGTTAGGGAAACCGCATAAAACTGTGATTCACTATGATACTCCTGTGATTCGTGGAATGATAAATAAAGTTAAACATCTTGTCGTTGTAGAAGAAATAGAGAACGGAGGAGAAAATGCCTAA
- a CDS encoding SSU ribosomal protein S5P, with amino-acid sequence MPRIKKVKPTEIEGLKEKLVMINRTAKVVKGGKRIRFSAIVVVGDKNGHVGIGLGKGREVTDAIQKASENAKKNIVEVPIVNGTVPHEIVAKFGASKVLIKPAAPGTGIIAGGAVRAVLELAGVQNVLTKCFGSTNPHNTVKATLKALTSMIDARTMAAKRGMTLKELFESDSLVKI; translated from the coding sequence TTGCCGAGGATAAAAAAAGTAAAACCGACGGAGATTGAAGGTTTAAAAGAAAAACTTGTTATGATCAACCGAACCGCTAAGGTTGTTAAAGGTGGTAAGAGAATTCGTTTCAGTGCTATTGTTGTCGTCGGAGATAAAAATGGTCATGTTGGGATTGGGCTTGGCAAAGGTCGTGAGGTAACAGATGCAATCCAAAAAGCAAGTGAGAATGCAAAAAAGAATATAGTTGAAGTTCCGATTGTGAATGGAACCGTGCCTCATGAGATCGTGGCAAAGTTTGGGGCTTCAAAAGTTCTAATTAAACCAGCTGCCCCTGGAACAGGTATAATTGCAGGTGGAGCTGTCAGAGCAGTTCTTGAGCTTGCAGGTGTGCAGAATGTCCTTACAAAATGCTTTGGTTCCACAAATCCGCATAATACTGTTAAGGCAACTTTGAAAGCTTTGACAAGTATGATAGACGCCCGAACGATGGCTGCAAAACGTGGAATGACGCTTAAAGAGTTGTTTGAATCAGATTCACTTGTAAAAATTTAA
- a CDS encoding LSU ribosomal protein L18P gives MIKREFEKKKVRREKIRKRVRAKIIGTPERPRLSVYRSLKHIYAQIIDDTKGHTLVAMSSLSKEIRDEVRNAKTKTEVSRIVGLALAKKALEKGITKVVFDRNGYKYHGRVKALAEAAREGGLVF, from the coding sequence ATGATAAAGCGAGAATTTGAGAAGAAGAAGGTTCGTAGGGAAAAGATTCGCAAGCGTGTAAGAGCAAAAATTATTGGAACACCTGAAAGACCAAGGTTGTCAGTTTATAGAAGTTTGAAACATATCTATGCTCAAATAATTGATGATACAAAGGGACATACGCTTGTTGCGATGTCAAGTTTATCAAAAGAGATAAGGGATGAGGTTAGAAATGCGAAAACGAAGACAGAGGTTAGCAGGATCGTTGGGCTTGCGCTTGCGAAAAAAGCACTTGAAAAGGGTATAACAAAAGTTGTATTTGACAGAAACGGCTACAAATATCACGGTAGGGTAAAAGCCCTTGCAGAAGCAGCTCGTGAGGGTGGTTTAGTTTTTTAA
- a CDS encoding LSU ribosomal protein L6P produces MSRIGKKPIPIPKGVKVERINGVLKVSGPKGELTAQVHPRIEVEITSDQVFVKRRSDSRTDKALHGLWRALINNMVIGVSQGYTKKLEIVGIGYRAELKGKALVLYLGYSHPIIFIPPDGVKIEVPQPTNIVVSGIDKQLVGQVAAKIRSFRPPEPYKGKGIRYEGEVIRMKAGKAAGK; encoded by the coding sequence ATGTCAAGAATTGGGAAAAAACCGATACCTATCCCAAAAGGTGTGAAGGTTGAAAGAATAAACGGAGTTTTAAAAGTTTCAGGTCCGAAAGGAGAACTTACAGCGCAGGTTCATCCGAGAATAGAAGTTGAGATAACTTCAGATCAAGTTTTTGTTAAGAGGAGGAGTGATTCAAGGACTGATAAGGCATTGCATGGATTGTGGAGAGCGTTGATTAATAATATGGTGATTGGGGTTTCGCAAGGTTACACAAAAAAGCTTGAGATTGTTGGAATTGGATATAGAGCCGAGTTGAAAGGTAAAGCTCTTGTTCTTTATCTTGGGTATTCACATCCGATAATTTTTATTCCTCCTGATGGAGTTAAAATTGAAGTTCCTCAGCCGACAAATATCGTTGTAAGTGGAATTGACAAACAGCTTGTTGGGCAGGTTGCAGCAAAGATTCGTTCTTTTAGACCGCCAGAGCCATATAAAGGTAAAGGCATACGTTACGAGGGTGAAGTTATAAGAATGAAAGCAGGAAAAGCAGCAGGTAAATAA
- a CDS encoding SSU ribosomal protein S8P: MTDPIADFLTRIRNAVRAKHKVVEAPSSKLKRAIAQILLEQKFIKGYEVIDDGKQGILRIYLKYTEDGEPAITNLVRVSKPGRRIYVGVDEIPRVLNGLGIAILTTPKGVMTDRRARKERVGGEVICYVW, translated from the coding sequence ATGACGGATCCAATTGCTGATTTTTTAACGAGGATAAGAAATGCAGTCAGAGCTAAACATAAGGTGGTTGAAGCTCCTTCATCAAAACTTAAAAGGGCTATTGCTCAGATTTTACTTGAGCAGAAATTTATAAAGGGATATGAAGTTATTGATGATGGGAAGCAGGGAATTTTGAGAATTTATCTCAAATATACAGAAGATGGCGAGCCAGCAATTACGAATCTTGTGCGGGTAAGTAAACCAGGGCGCAGAATTTATGTTGGAGTTGATGAGATACCAAGGGTTTTAAATGGTCTTGGGATTGCAATTTTGACTACTCCGAAGGGAGTTATGACTGATCGTCGTGCGAGAAAGGAAAGGGTTGGTGGAGAAGTAATTTGTTATGTTTGGTGA
- a CDS encoding LSU ribosomal protein L5P: MAKEKKQKKQEVQEIEETQEKVVPRLKKLYHEVIIPEMMKRFGYKNVMQVPRLVKIVVNMGVGQATQDPKLLEMAMKELAKITGQQPVIRRARKSISNFKLRAGMAIGCKVTLRRERMYEFLDRLINAAIPRIRDFRGLSDKSFDGRGNYTLGIREHIIFPEINVDEVERIFGMDITIVTTAKTDEEAYELLRLFGMPFRKREVVVEEKATA, encoded by the coding sequence ATGGCTAAGGAGAAAAAGCAAAAAAAGCAAGAAGTTCAAGAAATTGAGGAAACACAAGAAAAGGTTGTTCCGAGATTAAAAAAACTTTATCATGAGGTTATAATTCCAGAGATGATGAAAAGATTTGGCTATAAAAATGTTATGCAAGTTCCACGACTTGTGAAGATTGTCGTTAATATGGGCGTTGGTCAAGCTACGCAAGATCCGAAACTTTTGGAAATGGCTATGAAAGAACTTGCAAAGATTACAGGACAGCAACCTGTGATAAGGAGAGCGAGAAAATCAATCTCAAACTTTAAGTTAAGAGCTGGAATGGCAATCGGATGTAAAGTTACATTGAGAAGAGAACGAATGTATGAGTTTCTTGATAGGCTGATAAACGCAGCAATTCCAAGGATCAGGGACTTTAGAGGTTTATCTGATAAATCTTTTGATGGTAGAGGGAATTACACACTTGGAATTAGAGAACATATAATTTTCCCTGAGATAAATGTTGATGAAGTAGAAAGAATTTTTGGCATGGATATAACGATTGTAACAACAGCCAAAACCGATGAGGAAGCTTATGAATTGTTGAGGTTGTTTGGGATGCCATTTAGAAAACGTGAAGTTGTAGTTGAGGAAAAAGCAACAGCGTAA
- a CDS encoding LSU ribosomal protein L24P translates to MNIKKNDIVQVIAGNYKGKIGKVLKVLREKERVLVEGVNIVKKHVRKSPKYPQGGIIEMEAPIHVSNVMLVCPKCGKATRVGHARLVSADGKKSKMRVCKKCGEMF, encoded by the coding sequence ATGAACATCAAGAAAAATGACATCGTTCAGGTAATTGCTGGAAATTATAAGGGTAAAATTGGAAAAGTTTTAAAAGTTCTCCGTGAGAAGGAAAGAGTTCTTGTTGAGGGTGTTAACATTGTTAAAAAACATGTTCGCAAGTCGCCCAAGTATCCGCAGGGTGGTATAATTGAGATGGAGGCCCCAATCCATGTTTCAAATGTTATGCTTGTTTGTCCAAAGTGCGGTAAAGCAACCAGAGTTGGACATGCGAGGCTTGTTTCAGCGGATGGGAAGAAAAGCAAGATGAGAGTTTGTAAAAAATGTGGCGAAATGTTTTAA